One genomic region from Streptomyces sp. NBC_00582 encodes:
- the folC gene encoding bifunctional tetrahydrofolate synthase/dihydrofolate synthase has product MTESDPFDEIIEAETDRDPDLAVIEAGSRTLRTQGGAPSADVPTRPEDPEVDKALRAVEADLATRWGETKLEPSVSRIAALMDVLGEPQRTYPSIHITGTNGKTSTARMIEALLGAFELRTGRYTSPHVQSVTERISLDGAPVSAERFIETYNDIKPYVEMVDARQEYRLSFFEVLTGMAYAAFADAPVDVAVVEVGMGGSWDATNVIDGDVAVVTPIDLDHTDRLGETPAEIAGEKGGIIKQDATVILAQQPVDAAQVLLKKAVEVDATVAREGLEFGVVGRQVAVGGQLVTLRGLGGEYPEVYLPLHGEHQAHNAAVALAAVEAFFGVGSQRPEPLDLDTVRKAFAAVSSPGRLEVVRRSPTVVLDAAHNPAGARVTADAIGEAFDFSRLIGVVGASGDKNVRGVLEAFEPIFAEVVVTQNSSHRAMDADELAAIAVEVFGEERVQVEPQLPDALEAAITLAEEEGEFAGGGVLVTGSVITVGEARLLLGKG; this is encoded by the coding sequence GTGACTGAAAGCGACCCGTTCGACGAGATCATCGAGGCCGAGACCGACCGCGACCCGGATCTCGCGGTCATCGAGGCCGGCAGCCGCACCCTCCGCACCCAGGGCGGAGCCCCGAGCGCTGACGTCCCGACCCGCCCCGAGGACCCCGAGGTCGACAAGGCGCTCCGCGCGGTCGAGGCCGACCTGGCCACCCGCTGGGGCGAGACCAAGCTGGAGCCGTCCGTCAGCCGGATCGCCGCGCTGATGGACGTCCTGGGCGAGCCGCAGCGCACGTACCCCTCGATCCACATCACGGGCACCAACGGCAAGACCTCCACCGCCCGCATGATCGAGGCCCTCCTCGGCGCCTTCGAACTGCGCACCGGCCGCTACACCTCCCCCCACGTGCAGTCCGTCACCGAGCGCATCAGCCTCGACGGCGCCCCGGTCTCCGCCGAGCGGTTCATCGAGACGTACAACGACATCAAGCCGTACGTCGAGATGGTCGACGCGCGGCAGGAGTACCGGCTGTCGTTCTTCGAGGTGCTCACCGGCATGGCGTACGCCGCGTTCGCGGACGCGCCAGTCGACGTCGCCGTCGTCGAGGTCGGCATGGGCGGCTCCTGGGACGCCACCAACGTCATCGACGGCGATGTCGCCGTCGTCACGCCCATCGACCTCGACCACACCGACCGGCTGGGGGAGACCCCCGCCGAGATCGCGGGCGAGAAGGGCGGGATCATCAAGCAGGACGCCACGGTCATCCTGGCCCAGCAGCCGGTCGACGCGGCCCAGGTGCTGCTGAAGAAGGCCGTCGAGGTGGACGCCACGGTGGCCCGCGAGGGGCTGGAGTTCGGTGTCGTGGGCCGGCAGGTCGCCGTCGGCGGACAGCTCGTCACCCTGCGCGGTCTGGGCGGCGAGTACCCCGAGGTGTACCTCCCGCTGCACGGCGAGCACCAGGCGCACAACGCGGCCGTCGCGCTCGCCGCCGTGGAGGCGTTCTTCGGTGTGGGCTCCCAGCGGCCCGAGCCGCTCGACCTCGACACGGTCCGCAAGGCCTTCGCGGCCGTCTCCTCGCCGGGCCGGCTGGAGGTCGTACGGCGCTCCCCGACCGTCGTCCTCGACGCCGCCCACAACCCGGCCGGCGCGCGGGTGACCGCCGACGCGATCGGCGAGGCGTTCGACTTCAGCCGGCTGATCGGTGTGGTCGGGGCGAGCGGCGACAAGAACGTCCGCGGTGTCCTGGAGGCCTTCGAGCCGATCTTCGCCGAGGTCGTCGTCACCCAGAACTCCAGCCACCGCGCCATGGACGCCGACGAGCTGGCCGCGATCGCCGTCGAGGTGTTCGGCGAGGAGCGCGTCCAGGTCGAGCCGCAGCTGCCGGACGCCCTGGAGGCGGCGATCACGCTCGCCGAGGAGGAGGGCGAGTTCGCCGGCGGCGGTGTGCTGGTCACCGGTTCCGTCATCACGGTCGGCGAGGCCCGACTGCTTCTCGGGAAGGGCTGA
- a CDS encoding DUF4233 domain-containing protein — translation MRTLCSSTLIGEFFIIGFAGLVAMKDPDLSMTTVWTVCGIAMFLSVLLCAVVTRPGGVALGWALQLALVASGFFVPMMFFMGVLFAGLWWASVHYGRKVDEARARFAAQSGSSAPDAA, via the coding sequence ATGCGTACGCTCTGTTCCTCGACCCTGATCGGCGAGTTCTTCATCATCGGGTTCGCCGGTCTGGTCGCCATGAAGGACCCCGACCTGTCCATGACCACGGTGTGGACGGTGTGCGGGATCGCGATGTTCCTCAGCGTGCTGCTGTGTGCCGTGGTCACCCGGCCCGGGGGCGTCGCCCTCGGCTGGGCGCTGCAGCTCGCGCTGGTCGCGTCCGGTTTCTTCGTCCCGATGATGTTCTTCATGGGGGTGCTCTTCGCCGGCCTGTGGTGGGCCTCGGTGCACTATGGGCGCAAGGTCGACGAGGCGAGGGCGAGATTCGCGGCGCAGTCCGGCTCCTCCGCACCTGACGCTGCGTAA
- the ndk gene encoding nucleoside-diphosphate kinase, translating to MSQRTLVLLKPDAVRRGLTGEIISRIERKAGWTITALELRTLDQDTLEQHYGEHKGKPFYEPLVEFMASGPVVALIVEGERVIEGLRALAGPTDPIAAAPGSIRGDFGVIVRENLIHASDSEESAEREVKIFFPGRA from the coding sequence GTGAGCCAGCGCACCCTCGTCCTCCTCAAGCCCGACGCGGTCCGTCGCGGCCTGACCGGCGAGATCATCAGCCGTATCGAGCGCAAGGCCGGCTGGACGATCACGGCGCTGGAGCTGCGCACCCTGGACCAGGACACGCTGGAGCAGCACTACGGCGAGCACAAGGGCAAGCCCTTCTACGAGCCGCTGGTGGAGTTCATGGCCTCCGGTCCGGTCGTCGCGCTGATCGTCGAGGGCGAGCGGGTGATCGAGGGACTGCGCGCGCTGGCCGGCCCGACCGACCCGATCGCGGCCGCGCCCGGCTCGATCCGCGGCGACTTCGGCGTCATCGTCCGCGAGAACCTCATCCACGCCTCCGACTCCGAGGAGTCCGCGGAGCGCGAGGTCAAGATCTTCTTCCCGGGCCGGGCGTAA
- a CDS encoding rod shape-determining protein translates to MSFIGRDMAVDLGTANTLVYVRGRGIVLNEPSVVAINTNTGGILAVGAEAKKMIGRTPGNIVAVRPLKDGVIADFEITERMLRYFILKIHKRRYLARPRVVVCVPSGITGVERRAVIEASTQAGARQVHIIEEPMAAAIGSGLPVHEATGNMVVDIGGGTTEVAVISLGGIVTAQSIRVAGDELDNAIIQHIKKEYSLLLGERTAEQIKITIGSAYDLDSDEHTEIRGRDLVSGLPKTVVISAAEVRKAIEEPVNAIVDAVKTTLDKCPPELSGDIMDRGIVLTGGGALLRGLDERLRRETGMPIHIAEDPLDSVALGSGKCVEEFEALQQVLDAAPRR, encoded by the coding sequence ATGTCGTTCATCGGCCGTGACATGGCTGTCGACCTCGGGACCGCCAACACGCTGGTGTACGTCAGGGGTCGCGGGATCGTACTCAACGAGCCGTCCGTCGTCGCGATCAACACCAACACCGGTGGCATCCTCGCGGTCGGCGCCGAAGCGAAGAAGATGATCGGGCGCACGCCGGGCAACATCGTCGCCGTGCGGCCGCTGAAGGACGGCGTGATCGCCGACTTCGAGATCACCGAGCGGATGCTCCGCTACTTCATCCTGAAGATCCACAAGCGGCGGTATCTGGCTCGTCCGCGGGTCGTCGTCTGTGTGCCCTCGGGCATCACGGGTGTCGAGCGCCGTGCCGTCATCGAGGCGTCGACCCAGGCCGGCGCCCGGCAGGTGCACATCATCGAGGAGCCCATGGCCGCGGCCATCGGCTCCGGCCTGCCGGTCCACGAGGCCACGGGCAACATGGTGGTGGACATCGGCGGCGGCACCACGGAGGTCGCGGTCATCTCGCTCGGCGGCATCGTCACCGCCCAGTCCATCCGCGTCGCGGGCGACGAGCTGGACAACGCGATCATCCAGCACATCAAGAAGGAGTACAGCCTCCTTCTGGGTGAGCGGACGGCCGAGCAGATCAAGATCACCATCGGCTCGGCGTACGACCTCGACTCCGACGAGCACACCGAAATCCGCGGCCGGGACCTCGTCTCCGGGCTGCCCAAGACCGTCGTCATCTCGGCCGCCGAGGTCCGCAAGGCGATCGAGGAGCCCGTCAACGCGATCGTCGACGCCGTGAAGACCACGCTCGACAAGTGTCCGCCGGAGCTGTCCGGCGACATCATGGACCGCGGAATCGTTCTGACCGGCGGCGGAGCACTGCTGCGCGGACTGGACGAGCGGCTGCGCCGGGAGACCGGTATGCCGATCCACATCGCCGAGGACCCGCTGGACAGCGTGGCGCTCGGCTCAGGCAAGTGCGTCGAGGAGTTCGAGGCGCTCCAGCAGGTTCTGGACGCCGCGCCCCGCAGATGA